In Juglans regia cultivar Chandler chromosome 13, Walnut 2.0, whole genome shotgun sequence, the DNA window AGTCACATTACAATGGCAATACTCAATGTAATTTACAAGAGATCAAATTAATcgaggaaaaaaacaaaacgcggggggggagggggggggggatccTTTTCATGGAAAAAACAAACGTCTGCATAAGAGCGAAGGCCTGTGCTTGTATGCAGCAGCTGTATCAAATTCACCTCACTAGTGGGGAGTGTTGGTACTGGTAGGTCTGACTTCCACCCTGCCTTGGGTGAAGTGGTGAACGATGAATCATAGGCGATTGGCCTTGTCGGTGCGCCATAGGATGAGAACGAATTCGAGGCTCCCTTGGTTTTTCATTGGCAGCTTCAATCCGCTCCAATGTCTCCAATACTTCTTTCATTGATGGTCGGTGTTTTGGTTCAGCTGCAAGGCATTTTAGAGCAAGCTGAGATATGTGTAATGCAGCTTTGGACGGATATTTTCCCTCCAACCGGGAGTCCATAATTTGTTTCAACTTCCTTCTTTCTGATAGATATGGTTTGATCCAGTCCACCAGATTATGTCTCCCAGTTGGACGATTTGTATCAAGTGCCCTTAAGCCTGTTAGTATCTCGACCAAAACAACACCAAAACCATACACATCACTTTTTACATATAGATGCCCTGTTTAAGCAGCACGAGACAATGTCAGTCAACAGCTTCTATAAGGATCAAGGTTGAGTGGCCCAAATTTTGCTGAGCCACTGAAAGTTCAAGAGGTTTCACAAAAAATTACCAGTGGCAACATACTCTGGAGCGGCATAACCATATGTGCCCATTACCCGTGTTGTCACGTGTGATTGACTAGCCGATGGACCTAATTTTGCCAGGCCAAAGTCTGATATTTTGGCAGTGTAGGACTGCAATCAAACCAAAAGTTGGAGAAAGTATAAGTTTCCAATAAAACCTTAgtgaatatatatgaaatataatacCAATGATGTTTTAGGAATATAATACATGCTTTTTTTTCATCAATGACTTGCACACTTCCATGATGTGGTGGATCAAGTGATAAGGGTGGGACCAGAAAGAGGAAAGATGGGTCTCCTTATAGaatgaagataaaagaaagatgTAACACTCATTGGACAAGAAAATTAGCAATTAGATTCCTTAATGTGTCTCTTATAGTCTTAGTAGTTAATCATGTTTCAAAAAGAAATATACCCCATCAAGCAGTATATTGGAGGCCttaaaatctctataaataaCTTGCTTATCAGAAGTGTGCAAAAAAGCCAGGCCCCGAGCTGCTCCTATTGCAACCTTAAGCCGTACATCCCATGGAAGTGGCTGAACAGTTGAGCCCCCTGACAAGTGAAAAAGATGCAACGTATGGTGAACCAAATGTTCTTTATATGAAAAATCACACTCATGCAGAGCACATTGCTTGCACATATGGACAGTGATAATAGAATTTGATCCTATTTTAAGCTCTTACTTCCAAAAAGATGGTTTTCTAGGCTGCCTTTTTGCATGAATTCATAAATCAGGAGTAGCTCTTGATCCTCCCAACAGTATCCCAACAGCTTAACAAGGTTAGGATGGGAAAGCCTTCCTAAGAAATTCACTTCTGCCTGCACCAACAAATTAGCACAGAGATGAGCAGACATAAAATGGTTTGTTGAACATTTAGTACAGCATCTAATCAAACTCAAAAAATGCAtgtgtttgagagagagagtgagagttgcGCTGTCATTTAAAACATCAACTTAACTTTAAACTAGTTATGGCTGCTAGGCACCAAATGTATTATCAATTTAAACCACAACTCAGGCAAAGTAGCAAAGAGGAAGACGCAgcatttcaagtttcaaccaaaGTAAACTCAATCACGACTTACTATGATTTACAAGGTTCATGATTCATTACAgtatcttccttttttctttacaaTTATTTACAAAACTAGCCAATGATATTATACAAGAAAGATGATAAGCAATGGGTAAGAACTTATATAACCACAATTGAATATGGTTTGTATTTTCAAttacctttttctctttttttctttttttttcaaagtgggAGTAGCTGTGATATTTAACTTCAGCAGTCGAAGTCAGTTTGTGTTCTATAGTAAACACATGCCAAAACGAGAGCATAGTCTTATTTTGTTCAGTCTCTGACGAGGAATaccacatataaaaaaacaacaaaaaaaataaaagataaagacaGCAATAACAAACACAGTAAAAGTGCAAGTGGAAGGGCTAAAAGGAGTCCAAAACGCATTAATTTTTCAGACTACATTATTCTCTTTCAAGTTTAGTATAATTGCTAGCTTAGAAAAAGGTTAAAAAGCGTTTAAAGTATAATTACCTGCCACTCTTGAAATCCTTGTAAGCTCTCAGAGTTCAGTTTTTTAACAGCAATTACCGTCCCGCTTCCGCTCTTGGACGATCCCTTCTCCTCAAGCCAACCCTTGAAGACCTTCCCGAAGCCTCCCTCGCCAAGAACTGTATCAGCTCTAAAATTCTTGGTCGCAACCTTTAATTCTGCAAAGCAGAAGATCCTCAAGTTTGGGGTGGGTAAGATCTGCCCATGTGGATAAACCTCATCACCGCTAGCCGCCGAGAAATGACTATTTGCAGAGATGTTACTACACCTAGAAGTAGTTGCATTACTCGTTGCCTGAGATAATCCTGTCATAATTACCCAAACACAGTACGAAATGTCAGACCAATATCATAAACAGGGGATTTTTGGTATTGGTCATGCGGCAAATTTCATGAGAATCAATTATCTTACGAATTGAAGAAATCATAATTATACAAAGatacaactttaaaaaaaaaaaaaaaaagcattaaaaGAACGAAGAAAAATCACACTTTTCATGCTGTAATGCCGGATCAACATAGTCCAAGACGAAAAATCAGAACCCAATATAGAGAACTTTGACGGTGATTATAGAGCGTTAATGGAAACAGAGATTCATCTTTAGAGAACAAACAAAAAGTATGGGACAAAAAGAACCAACCCATATGagatatttgagaatttgatgGAAGGGGTGAACATACAAGAAGAAAGcacgattttttatttttcttttttctgtcaGGTATTTACCTGAATTGAGATGGGCAGTGGTGCTTGGAGTTGGGTTATCAGCTGTAGAACCCCAACAATTCCCCATCTGAAACTAGCTTCTCTCCTCCTTTAGGGCCACACAAAACGTAGTTGGATCTGTTGTGGCTCAGTTTCCTTCCTTGATATTGATGATAATTCAGCGTTCTTTCCAGCTTCTCCTCTGGTTTGAATAATCTTTCTTCTTAGACCAGGGctatgtatttgattttgcttgaaatttctctctcctcttccaCTCTCAAAACCTCCGACTCTTATCTCTTGCCTACACAAACGAAATCACATAAAAGTATCGCCGACACATTGCTCGGTACGAATGTCTAACAAAGAAAATGGCCACAACTTCGCAGGTAAATGCAGGCTAGAACATTATTCAAAGTCAACTACCGTGCTTGGGGGATCAGTCAAGTCAGAAGGTAGATACTCAATTCAAAGAAGGAGACGCTAATCACCGTAAGGGCACTgctatgggtcccgaattcgggacccattttgtgtcccgaatagacattttatttttttgtttattttttatgtatttttttaatcatcataaatatttttaaaaaaaataaaaaaatcacaatatcattaaaaaatatttttttaatcattcaataaaaaaaaaaaaaaaacattcggaACACACTTTGGATCCCGAATTCGGAACCCAAAGCATTTCCCATCACCGTAAAGCATCCCaactctaattatattttaattccatgaaaacatatatatatatatattttagagaaatgataattggaTAATtggatattttagaaaaatgatagttggataaaatttattaattggatattttagaaaaatgatagttggataaaatttattaattggatattttagagaaatgatagtgggataaaatttatatattttacgattatatgtaaaatttttttatttttaatgccgTCTTCTCAGTCTAACGTGGTAAAAACTTGTTAGTTTCACAGCCAGAAAGGGGAGCTTGTTGCAAATCTCCTCTACATTTCTCTGCAGTTTTCAAACATCTtgactatttcttttaattcaccatctcgctcttcataaaaaaaccaataacaATTCAACATCAGCTTGAAGGAATCTTTTTGTCCATTTATAATGCAAGCAAGTATGAAAACTCCATAAGCCAACAGCGGCCTAATGATACAAGACCCACATCTCTAAAAtaaagatcatgaatttgaccCCCtttcccaatatatatataaaacaaaaataaatatgaaaactcttttaaaaaaatattgtgagataCAGTGCACACAAACACCGTACACtccttttaaaatatcatttctatatgcattcttaactttttttaaatgaattatttaattttataatattttttatttaattttttcctttcttcttttttaaaactcaataaatacttaattcaaaatattttattactatttacaaattattatctcatctcatttctataTCATCCCCTTAGATTAATCTCAATGACCTGTAAATTTCAAGTATTGTGCAAgctatttattaaatttatatccaGCATTATTAGGAAACTATAGGGTCAGAGGTCCGACTTTAATCCGATGGACCCCACGGTATGAAATTTGGCAGCGTGATTTCACATTGTTGGTAACCGGAAGCCCTCTCCCCTGACTGTATTCCAATTCTATGACTAATTTATTGATTACAAGGACAGCAACCCCGTTATGCCAGTGTTGACTAATCAAAAGAGTAGCTCTCCATCCATGGGGGATCTTGACCGGGTCCATCGGATgcattaagtgaaaaaaaaaaaaaaaacaagacagACATACTCTTCTCCTCTCGGAAACTCAACCGGTTTCCAACTTCCAACCCATTGATTGCAACTCAAACTAGAAACTACTTTCCTTTGCCAGCTCTGCGCTTTTCGCAAAGGTTGTTGacaatttctttcttatttccGGAGTTCGGAtgtctttttatgtttttgttgggaGCAGGGTGAGGTAGGTTTCCATGTGAGCAGTACTGTTTTTCTTATGGTCATATACATAATAAAACAAATTCTGTTTGCTCATTTAACAAAGGATTAGAAGCACAAGATGAGCTAAGAATAACTTCTTGCTAGATAATGGTTTCCAATGTTACAAATGAAACCCCTTTTTTGCTTGTGGGCCTAAGAATCAGAATACATTAATCTGTACAAGGAAAGCCTAGTCTACTCTTCTACAATACTGTTAGGTGTGGCCCTAATCGTCTCCACATCGGAGAGACCCTCTTTTGTTCTCATAACCAGGAGCAACAAATCATAAATCCATCTTTCTAtggttaacttaattaaaagaaagaaaaaaaaatcgactCAATTATTCTCATAACTGCAATGCTAAATCTGGATGTGTTGAATCAACCCGGCTAGAACTAGGGGATCCAGGAGACTGAAATCTGACATTCAAGTCCGGCGGAATTGAAGCTTGTTTCTGTTGTGGTGACAATCCAGAATCAGTTCTCTGTCGTGGTGACAGCCCTTGCCAAGATGGCCGCGAATGAAGTCCTCTTACTTGGGCTGCCAATGCCTCACTGCCAGAGTTTCGCAATGAACCGCCAGAATTAGTTGAAGTTGAACTTTCCATTATCTTGTAGTCTTCCGAATTAAGGCTATTTGTAGTCGCCATATGGACTAGGTTAGTATTGGTCCTGGATATCGTGTCAAGCATCTGAGGCGACTGCAAGTTAAACTCAGCAGGCCTGCCTGCTCCAATTAGTTTCCCCCTTTGAGCCGCGATGTTAAACCCAAAGGAACCATTCAATCCAGGTTGAACTACACTGTTCTGATGAATCTGAAAGGAAGGCCTTGGCTTGATTGCACCagtactactattcaatatgtTAATCCCGGTGTGAGAACCAAGTCCTTCAGCAACTTCGGCTTTAACTTTCAGGGGTTCAGCAGACTTATTCAGAGAAAAGGGGGATGAGGACGTGGTGGCAGACGGAGGGGGATGCTTGCTTAGATGGCCATCTAAAGTTGAGTGAGTAGAGGGTACGTGCTTATTGGAAAAACTATTACCTTCAGGTGTCTCTGACAAAGCATCTCCCCTTGATTCAACAGTGCAAGGATTTGCAGTTGAAGATGGATTTTTAACAAGAGGAAATGACTGAGATGGTAACGGTTGATCAGGTAATGACGAAGGAAGTAGCAGTGGCCTCAGGGGTGTGACATCATTTTCTCCAACCCATCCAGGGCCAAACTTAACGCCCGCAGGCAAAGATCTTTCTATCTTCTTGGAAGCAACTTTCCAAGCAACAGGTCCAAGATTTGCAGCAAAGCGAGCCAGGCTCCTTGCATAACCAAGCTCTGAAGGAAGACCTACctgattcatataaaaaagcCAAGTCAACTAACCAACAAAAGTGAGATCAGACAAGATACCCAAATAACTCGTCAACCAAACAGAGCCTCAAATATTTCCAGTTGAAAAATCACTATTTCATTGGATAAAACTCCTCATAACTGTCTGTTTTTTCTCCAATTCCCCTTCCCTGTTGCCTAtggggaaaaaaacaaacaaaagccGCCAGCAAACTTCTGAATAGTTCTATCTACCTAAATAGCGATTCCTCCATGGGAAATATTAGAGGTCATTGCCAACATAAATGTAGTTGAAAGGTGCCACCGGTTCAATCTAATTATCTTTTTCATTGGTTATTGGTTTCATGACTTTTATGCAACTTAAAACTGCACAacactacttataaaaaaaaaacttaaaactgcATAACACTTAATGTATTTTGCCAACTTACAGAGTCATTTGGCTAGATCATTCTAGAACTTTAAGTTAAAAAATCCACCATGGTTTAACAGGGATTTCACGCATGACTTCACATGGTATCACTTTTTCAGCATCAaagaattaattagaaaatttgaCATCAATGTGATACATACAGCCATTAGCTGCTTTCTCTCTCCATCAAAAGTAGTTAACACAGACAGCTCCCGTCCACCAGCCAACGGTTGGGATTGCTTGTATGTCTTCCGTCTGTTGTCATCAAGTACAACTTGTTTCTTCCCATGCTTCATTTGATTACCCTTCACCATGGAACCTGTAAAATAAGTGACAACCCCTCAAGTCCCTTTGAACCTGGATCTAACCAATCAAGCAGGATGATTGAAGTTCATGGACAACCAAAAGCAAGTTAATAATCTAGTTACAAACCTGTGCGTTCATCATTCCTGTCAAATTTGTTATCAACCAACCAGCTAGTATAAACATCATTATTGCGAGAACCATGGAGTCTTCCAGACCAATCTGCTAAAGCAGAGTTGTCTGCAAGACGAGTTCCTTTTCTCATATCATAATTGGTGTTTTCTCCCCCTTTGACAAGAGTGTCATCTGTGGAAAATTCTGAACCAGCACGCTCCAAGGAAGGCTTGCCCATcgatttttttaagttcttagTTGGTGGTCTTCCTCTTCTCACTGTTTTCGGTTCTGTTTCATTATCATCACTCTCTTGcctcaaattttcaaagttcTTTTTTGCCAGCTCTTGTATGGATCGTGCCTGAAAACAGAACTAAGCTTTagacaaccaaa includes these proteins:
- the LOC108997454 gene encoding probable serine/threonine-protein kinase PIX13 → MGNCWGSTADNPTPSTTAHLNSGLSQATSNATTSRCSNISANSHFSAASGDEVYPHGQILPTPNLRIFCFAELKVATKNFRADTVLGEGGFGKVFKGWLEEKGSSKSGSGTVIAVKKLNSESLQGFQEWQAEVNFLGRLSHPNLVKLLGYCWEDQELLLIYEFMQKGSLENHLFGRGSTVQPLPWDVRLKVAIGAARGLAFLHTSDKQVIYRDFKASNILLDGSYTAKISDFGLAKLGPSASQSHVTTRVMGTYGYAAPEYVATGHLYVKSDVYGFGVVLVEILTGLRALDTNRPTGRHNLVDWIKPYLSERRKLKQIMDSRLEGKYPSKAALHISQLALKCLAAEPKHRPSMKEVLETLERIEAANEKPREPRIRSHPMAHRQGQSPMIHRSPLHPRQGGSQTYQYQHSPLVR
- the LOC108997434 gene encoding bromodomain and WD repeat-containing protein 1-like → MGKIVERKKKKKGRPSLLDLQKRTLKEQQQPQQPQQHQKRSHSSAPHSTSDFRTAPSSAPTPLRRSNRRNPNPHEDDDDDDEEDELAGRRREKKLKLVLRLPSQKSSADSGASPNSSGSDSNAEDENESNAASNSGKKRKINAIGNGSGLADCPKVEKSISGANPTSAHQGGRLASGPSTSLPDKKLLQFILDRLQKKDTYGVFSEPVDPNELPDYHEVIEHPMDFQTVRGKLAGGAYASLEQFEKDVFLICSNAMQYNAPDTIYFRQARSIQELAKKNFENLRQESDDNETEPKTVRRGRPPTKNLKKSMGKPSLERAGSEFSTDDTLVKGGENTNYDMRKGTRLADNSALADWSGRLHGSRNNDVYTSWLVDNKFDRNDERTGSMVKGNQMKHGKKQVVLDDNRRKTYKQSQPLAGGRELSVLTTFDGERKQLMAVGLPSELGYARSLARFAANLGPVAWKVASKKIERSLPAGVKFGPGWVGENDVTPLRPLLLPSSLPDQPLPSQSFPLVKNPSSTANPCTVESRGDALSETPEGNSFSNKHVPSTHSTLDGHLSKHPPPSATTSSSPFSLNKSAEPLKVKAEVAEGLGSHTGINILNSSTGAIKPRPSFQIHQNSVVQPGLNGSFGFNIAAQRGKLIGAGRPAEFNLQSPQMLDTISRTNTNLVHMATTNSLNSEDYKIMESSTSTNSGGSLRNSGSEALAAQVRGLHSRPSWQGLSPRQRTDSGLSPQQKQASIPPDLNVRFQSPGSPSSSRVDSTHPDLALQL